In Deltaproteobacteria bacterium, the genomic window AATGTCACCCCGCACACCGATGCGGGGACGGAATGACAGGAGGGTGCGGAATAAGGGAGGATAGACCCCCTTTGTATTCCCCCCTGAGAGGGGAAGGTAGGGGCAAGGGAGATGAGAATACAACATTTTCTTTCTTTTTCTGTCGCATTATGAAAATTTATGTTAAGAAAATACGAAATATTATGCGTTTAGAAAAAACCATCAACCATGTTTATCTGTGTAAATCGGTGCTAATCTGTGGCTAATATTCTTCCTTTCTACTTCAGAATTACCTTTCCCTCTGTCATTCCCGCGAATGCGGGAATCCAGAGGCTTAAATTCTTCTTTGCTTCAGAATAATTAGTTTATGGCTTTTCTATTAACCATCAACTTTTTATTCTCTCTTAATCCGTGTCCGCGGATTACAGCGGGGTTATTTATTGTGGTATTACCACTTCCACCCTTTGTCAAGTAGTTCCTTTAGAATAGGGAATATCTTCCAATAGTGAGCTCTGAATTCTCCTGCCACCTCTCCTTTTTTTACTGGAATAGGCTCAAAACAATCATAACCCGCCAATTCACTTCTTATACTTAACTCTTTGCTTTCTGGTACAGCATAGGCATGTACATCCAATATGCACTCGCCTTCCATAGCGGCGGCTGCTGCATTGTAAAAATCCACCAGCTTTTTAACCATTTCACACCTCCAATAAACACCTCAATCTACTTATCATTCTCTCCCTATGTGTTGCTGACCAATATATTCTATCACAAAGTGGACAAATAGAAAAGGATGGTATTGTTTTATATACATAAGGAGGAACTCTATTTTTTATCTTCTCTTTACAAATAGGCAAAAGTGGTGAGTTGCATATAAGGCAGCGAGAAAAAAAATTTTCTCTTCTTATTTCCAAGTGCAGTTTTTCTATTGTTTCTTTTAATTGTTCTTTAAGAAAAAAACTACTGATTAATATTACTTTCCCTCTCAATATTTTCCTCACTGCCAATCTTTTATCTGCAGTAAGCAATATTCTTCCTGTTTTTTCTACTTTTTCTATCAATTTTTCGTCTTTTATTTCTCTTTCGTATAAGGTGTCAAATCCCAATATTCGTAGCCATTTAGCTAATTTCCCCAACATTGCATCACATATCAGGTGTTCCATTTTTCAGTTCAAGTGCGGCATGAAGTGCCAATTTATAACTCAGTTTGCCCATTCCACAAATTATTCCCCGAGCAATATCAGATAGAAATGAAACATGTCTAAATGATTCTCTTTTGAATATATTGGACATGTGCACCTCTATAATGGGTATTTGAACAGATAAAACAGCATCTCTTATAGCAATACTGGTATGGGTATAAGCGCCGGCATTTATAATGAGAAAACCTATACTTTCCTCCTGTGCTTTTTGTATACGTTCTACAATCTCTCCTTCATGGTTGGATTGGAAGAATAATGCCTCTACATTTAATCTTTGCGCCTCTTTATATAACTCCTCTTCTATTTCTTTCCAGGAAGAATTACCGTAGGTATTTTTTTCCCTTTTTCCCAGCATATTCAAATTGGGTCCGTTGATAAACAATATCTTCATTATGCAGTGAATATCATCTTTTTTCCTCCCATTAAATGGAGGTGAAGATGATAAACTTCCTGTCCGGCATCCGGTCCATTATTTATAATTAATCTATAACCACTCTTATCTATATTCAAATCCTTAGCAATCCTGTTGGCAATAATTGCCATATCACCAATAATGTTTCTATTTTCATCATCCATATCGGCTACCTTTTCTATGTGTCTCTTGGGAACAATAAGAATATGGACAGGTGCCTTGGGTTTGATGTCTTTAAAAGCGAGATAGTTTTCATCTTCATATACCTTATCACAGGGCGATTTTCCTTCAATAATATCACAAAAGATACACACAATATCCTCCTTATCTGAATATGGTTTCTTTCCTTTTTGGACCGGTAGAAACCATTGATACTTTTACATTAAGCCTTTCTTCTATCTCTTCAATGTATTTTTTAGCACCGGAGGGAAGCTTCTCGTATTTTGTTATACCCTTTGTTTTATCCCAACCGGGCAATGTTTTATATATCGGTTTGTATTCACCATACATTTCTGTATTTGCAGGAATCTCCGTAACAATTTCTCCCTTGTATTCATACCCTATACACATTTTGAGTTGAGATAAACCATCCAAAACATCTAATTTTGTCAAGGCAATTTCATCTATACCGTTTATCATGCATGCATATTTTGCTATTACCAAATCTAAATTCCCGCAGCGACGTGCTCTGCCTGTGGTAGAACCGAATTCTTTGCCATTTTCTCTCAATATATCTCCTTCTTCTCCAAGAAGTTCAGTGGGGAATGGACCGCTCCCCACCCGGGTAGTATAGGCTTTCATAACTCCCATAACCCTGTGCAAACTCTTGTGTGGAAGACCTGAGCCAATAAATGCTCCTCCCACCGAGGGATGAGACGAGGTAGTATAAGGGTATGTGCCAAAATCTACATCCAGCATTGTACCTTGCGCACCCTCAAACAGAATATTCAATCCCTTTTGATAATAAAAGTTCACAAGATAGGTGGTATTATGAACATAGGGAGCTATTTTGAGTGCATAACTTCTATAGGAATCAAACATATCCTCAACACTTATAAGTGGCAAGCCGTAGGTTTTATGAATCTCGTTCACTTCTTTTACATTGTTTTCTACTTTTTCTCGCAGTCTATTTTCATCTTTAAGGTAAGCAGCTCTTATTCCTATTCGCGCATATTTATCCACATAACAGGGACCAATGCCCCTACCCGTTGTCCCTATCTTCTTGTCACCCAGAAGTGTTTCTCTCTTTTTATCCATACTTTTATGATAAGGCATAACGATATGTGCCCTATCGCTGATAAAAAACCTTTTTTTAAATTCAATCCCCATCTTTTTTAATACATCTATCTCTCGTAGAAGACTTTCGGGATCAACAACCATTCCATTTCCTATTATGCATATTTTATCTGGATAGAGCATTCCTGAGGGTATGTGATGAAAGATAAATTTGCCTTTATCCGTTATTATGGTGTGCCCGGCATTGGCTCCTCCTTGATATCTTATGACAACATCATAAGATGGAGCAAGTGCATCAACCATCTTGCCTTTCCCTTCATCACCCCATTGCATTCCTATTATCAATGTATTCACTCAACCACCTCTCAAAGTCTATCTGAATAAAAACTTCTCTATTTACATCATATACTTCTATATCCTTCTCTACAATCAAACACCACTTGTATCCCATTTCTCTTGCATAAACAAGAGAGTCTGCTACATTTCTCTTTATTATGTCCCTTACGGATGGAATTCCTTTTTCTCGCAGTATTTTACAAATCCTTCTTCCCTGTTTTTTGTCCCTTGTCGTATCTATAACAAACACTGTTTTTTTATCTATTTTGTGGATATTTAGTGACTGAACCACTCTGTCTAAGTTTAATGTAAATCCCGTAGCCGGAATATATTCACCCAAAAACTCTGTTATTTTACCGTATCTTCCCCCAATACATAAGGGCTGTCCTGTATTTTTCGCGTATATTTCAAAAGCAATTCCTCTATGATAATTTGTATTTTCGCAATAGAGCAGGTCCAAAAATACCTTTATGTAAGAGGTATCCACCTGAATAATGTCCAGAAGATCCACTAATTTATTTATCTCTGCTTTTAATTCCCCTTTTACATTTATCTTTTTGATTTGGTCTTTTTTAGTTATAGAAGAAAGGACATCTATCAAATCTGCAGTTTCCATTTCTTTCTCTTTCATCATAGATTTAGCTAAAGAGAAATTCTTCCTGGAAAAAGCAGAGATGAGTTGTCTTTTTAACTTTTTGTCTTTTGTTTTAACTATTGTATTTATAATTTCTGTATTCCCTAATCTTAAAACGAGACTGTTTATCCCTATTTTTTTAAATACTTTTGAAACAACCCCAATTATTTCCGCATCCCCTTCCAATTCTTTCAATCCAAGAAGTTCTACTCCGATCTGACGAAATTCTCTCATCAACCCTGCTTGAGGAGGCATATCTCTATAAACATCTTCTGCATAGGAAAATCTTAAGGGTAACAACTTCTCTCTTTTGTTTAGCACCATCTGCAGGATTTGCAATGAGACATCCGGCCTTAATACAAGTGTTTCTCCTGTATTTCTATCTGTCAATTTAAAAAATGTACTTTCAAATGGCTCAAACAACTCATTTCTCATATTTGCTTCATACATAAAAACAGGTGTGGAAATCTCTTCATATCCGTAAAGAGAAAAAAAATTTATTATTTCCTGTTCGATTTTCCTGCTTATAGCAGGCAATGGAGGAAATAATTCCCTTACACCGGAAGGAATACTATAAAAGGGTTTATCCATTGGAAAATATCTCCAGCAGACTTTTTGTTCCCTGGCCTAAAGAAAAGTGATATCCTAATTTCTTTAGTGCTATTTCTAATGCACCAATAGCCATTACAATATCCGGTTTGCCTATGTAGCCCATATGACTGATACGAAATATCTTTCCTTTTAAATCGCCTTGACCATTGGATATTTGAACCCCACATTCATCTTTCATTATTCTTACGATATTTGAGCTGTTAATGTCTTTAGGAGAGATAACAGCAGTTAGAGAATCGGCTGGTTTTTTAGACAATAGCTCCAAGCCCATTGCTTTCACAGATTCTCTTACAGCACGAGCCAAAAGGCCATGTCTTCTTATGGTATTTTCCAGCCCCTCTTCATACAAAATGTATTTCAATGATCTCTGCAAGCCCAGAAAGAGTGTTATGGCCGGTGTAAATAATGTATCTTTCTTGCTCAGCTCGCCCTTAATATCAAAATAGTAATGTGGAAGCTCTGCTCTTTTCATAAAATCTCTTGCCTTGCTGCTTACACTGATAAAAGAAAGCCCCGGGGGAAGCATGAGTGCCTTTTGTGAACCGGAGATGAGCATATCTATGCCCCATTCATCCGGTTTCATATCCATCACACCCACTGCTGTTATTCCATCCACTACATATAGAATGTCTGGATAATCTTTCTTTAACATTATTCCTATTTCATCTATGGGATGAAAGGTGCCGGTTGATGTTTCTGATGCTTGAATGTATACGCCCTTAATATTCTTTTCACTATCTATTATTCTTTTTATATCCTCTGGCCTTGTATAATCACCATATTCTACATTTAAGGGTATGTTTTTTACTCCGAAAGATTTAGCAATTTTACCCCATCTTTCACCAAATTTTCCGCCTTCTACTGTAACAATTTTATCTCCTGCACACATTGTATTGGAGATGGACGCTTCCATTGCCCCCGTACCAGAAGAAGTGAATATTGCAACCTCATTTTCCGTTTGAAAATATTCTTTAAGCATTTTTCTACAGGAGTAGATTACCTCTCTAAACTCGCCTGTTCTGTGATGGATTAGGCTCTGCATAGAGGTATTCACAAACGAAGGGATAGGAGTGGGTCCTGGTGTCATAAGGTATTTTTTAATTACCATTTTATATCCTTTATATCTCCCAATATTGTTAAGTGCATTTTATTCATATCTATATCATCTATAATCTCTACAATATTATCCATTTTTACATCTTCTATCTTTTTTATTACTTCCTCGGGTTCTATGTATCGACCAAAATATATCATATCTGTTCCCGCTTTTAACATTAGATTTTTCGTATCTTCTAAACCCAATATCATTTTCCCTTTTGAATATACCTTTGCTTTATGCAACTCTTCTGAGGAGATGTAGTTTTCCTTTATTTTTTCTATTTCTCTCTTTATCTCATCTACCAAGGTTTGCGTATTTTTCTTTGACGTACCTGCAAATATATAATTCAACCCTGTTTTCTTAAAAAAGCTTGCCGACGAGCTTATAGAATAAGCAAGTCCTTTTTCCTCTCTAATATGCTGGAACAGGTGAGAACTCATACTTCCACCAAGTATATTATTAAATAGTGAAACAGCGTATTTTCTTTCATTACCTATCGGACAGGTGGACCAACCTAAGATGATGTTACTCTGTTCCAATTTTCTTTGCACAATATCCTTACCCGGCGTGAATGTGGCTTGGTATTCTCCATTATTTATATTTTCACGAGAGTTGTATAACCACTCACCCTCCAATGCAGAAAGGGGTATATCTCTATGCTTTCCACCCATTGTAATTATAATATTTTCTTTTTTATAATACTTCTGCATAAATCTTATTAAGTTTTCTCTGGTATAGCCCCGTATTTTTTCTTTGGTTCCTAAAATAGAGCATCCAAGGTGAGAGAATTTATACGCATTTTTCATAAATACATCAAATACATACTCATCCGGCATATCCTGAGTCATATTTATCTCTTCTAAGATAACCTTTCTTTCCTGTTCTAATTCATTTTTATCTATTACAGATTGAGTAACTATATCTGTTAATATGTCCCAGGCTTCCAGAAAGTATCTTTCCCACACCTTCACATAAAAACATGTAAATTCACGGGAGGTAAAGGCGTTGATCACACCACCCAATGTATCCATCTGTTCTGCTATTTGACGGTAGGTCCTTTTTTTTGTTCCTTTAAATAACATGTGCTCAATAAAGTGGGACAATCCTTGCTCTTGTTTGTTCTCCAAAGCAGACCCCACTTTAACCCAAATACCGATACAAATACTATTCGCATCTTTTTCTATTTTTCTTATAGCAATGTTGTTTTTCATTTCTTGCTCACATTTTAAAGGAGAGCTTTCCTGGAAAGAGAAACTCTGCCATGCCCATCTATAGACAATACTTTTACCCTTACCTTATCTCCTACCCTTACTATATCAGACACTTTGTTTACACGGCTGCGGTCAAGCTGAGAAATATGAACCAAACCCTCTATGTTTGGTGATATTTTAACAAATGCTCCGTAATCCTCCACTCTGCTTACTATGCCCTCGTATATTTCACCTCCCTCAACTTTTTGAGCTAAGTCCTTTACCATTTTCACAGCTTCTGTCATGTCATTTGCCTTTTCGCAAAATATTGTCACCTCTCCATCCTGAGAAATGTTGATTTTAGCACCTGTTTGTTCCGTTATTTTTTTGATCATCTTTCCGCCAGGTCCAATAACATCCTTGATTTTGTCGGGAGAGATATTAATGATTTCTATTTTGGGGGCATGAGGAGAAAGACTTTTTCGTGTTTCGGGAAGAGCAGCGAGCATTTTGTCCAATACCTTTGCCCTTGCCTTTCTTGCCTTCTCTAAAGCTTCCGTAAGGATTTCTTTGTTCACTCCCTTTATCTTTATATCCATTTGCAAGGCGGTGATCCCATCCTTTGTTCCTGCAGCCTTAAAGTCCATATCTCCATAATGATCTTCCGCCCCTGTTATATCCGTTAATATACAATTTTTCTCTTCTTTTTTTACTAATCCCATTGCTATACCAGAAACGGGTTTGGAGATAGGAACTCCTGCATCCATTAAAGCAAGTGTTGTCCCACATACGGTGGCCATTGATGAAGAACCGTTGGATTCCAAAATTTCAGAAACAACGCGTATTACATAGGGAAACAGACTTTCCTGAGGCATAACAGCCTTGATTGCTCTATGAGCTAACGCACCATGTCCAATTTCTCTTCTTCCTGGAGGGCCAAGCCTTCCAGTTTCTCCTACACAAAATGGAGGAAAATTGTAATGCAACATGAACCTTTCATTCTCTAAGCCTGATAATGTATCCAACATCTGACTTTCACCACTTGCTCCCAATGTTGTAGTAACTAATGCTTGTGTTTCTCCTCTGGTAAACAAGCAGGAACCGTGAGTGCGGGGAAGTACCCCTATTTCACAGGTAATCGGTCTTATATCATCCAATCCTCTGCCGTCTACCCTAACTCCGTTTTCTAAAATCTGCGTACGTGCAATTTCTCTCACCGCATCCTCAAAAACAGTCTTTATTAGAAGATGTTCATAGCTGTCTCCCAATTCTTCCATTACCCCTTTTTGCACTTCATACAACGCATCTTTTCTTTCTATCTTTGTTCTTATATTGATCGCAGCAGCAATCTTCTCCCTATAATGTTCTATTTCTTCTTTTAACTCTTCACTTGCTTGCACTGGGACATATGCTCTCTTTCCTTTTCCTGCTTTATCTATTAATTCTTTTTGCATCACTATAATTTTATTTATCCATTCTTGTCCAAAAAATATACCATTTACTATTTGTTCTTCAGAAAGCTCATTGGCTCCGGCTTCAATCATTGCCACAGCATTTTCGCCACCTGCAACAATAAGATTTAATACACTTTCCTTAAGTTCTGTTGCCGTAGGCAGAATGATAAATTTGCCTTCTTTTAATCCTACTCTAATCCCTGCAATGGGACCTGCGAAAGGAATATCAGATATAGATAAAGCACAGGAAGCAGCACAAATGCCTAAAACACCAGGATCATTCTCTCCATCTGCGGAGATAACAGTAACAACAACCTGCGTATCCTGTTTATAATCCTTAGGGAAAAGCGGCCTTAAAGCCCTGTCAATAAGACGTGAGTTAAGCGTATCTGTGTCAGTGGGTCTTCCTTCTCTCTTTAAGAATCCTCCCGGAATTCTTCCCGCTGCATAGAATTTTTCCACATAGTTTACCGTAAGCGGCATGAAGTCTACATCTAATGGTTCTTCTTTGGATGAAACTACGGTAGCAAGAACGATTGTTTCACCTATCGTAGCTCGCACTGCACCATCTGCCTGCTTTGCCCACCACCCCGTCTCAAAAGTGATTTTCTTTCCCCCTATCTCTCCTTCTATCTTTATAGGTTGCATTTTATCCCCTTATGTGAAGACGAGAGATAATATCCTTATACTTTTGAAAATTGTCTCTTTTAAGGTAATTAAGAAATTTTCTTCTTCTGCCAATAAGTTTTAATAAACCTCTGCGAGAATGAAAATCCTTTTTGTGTACTTTAAAATGTTCAGTAAGATACCTTATCCTCTCTGTAATAAGAGCAACCTGTACTTCTATAGAACCCGTATCTTTCTCGTTTACTCCAAATTCTTTGACTACTTCTTGTTTTCTTTCTTTTGTCAACATTCATCCACCTCTTTTCTTACTATAGTTCAGTTATTAGAATAAACATGATACAAAAACTACTGCATTTTGTAAAGCTTTCTAATTGCATCAATATAAAATCTATATGATGCAACAGGCATTTACCTTTCTTCTGTGTATTTTTATCCCATATGGTGGGCTTAATACTTCCGTGGCTTGCCGTGTTTTGTGTCGTAAAAAGCTCCAGTTTTTACGACCAAACCTGCGGTTTGTGTCACAAAAACCTCCAGTTTTTACGACCAAACCTGCGGTTTGTGTCACAAAATTTTAATGGAGGTAAAATTTTACGGAGTAAGGCAATGCCTTTGGTCACAAAAAGCTCCAGTTTTTACGACCAAACCTGCGGTTTGTGTCATTCCCGCGAATGCGGGAATCCAGATTCCGTGTCAAGCACGGAATGACAGGGAAAGAGTGTCATTCCCTCTTCCTCTGTCATTCCCGCGCACGCGGGAATCCAGACTCCAGATTCCGTATCAAGTAATGTCACCCCGCACACCGATGCGGGGGCGGAATGACACGGGGGTAAAATGACATCTAATGATACCCCACGGCAAACGGCGGGGCATTTTATTGACATGGAGTCATTATTTTGTTAGCATTTGCTTTGGGAATGTTATGAAAAAAATAGAAGCGGTGATAAAACCATTCAAGTTGAGCGCTGTAAAAGAAGCGTTAAATGAATTAGGAATAAAAGGGCTTACTGTTGTTGAAGTGAAAGGTTATGGTAGGCAAAAGGGACATACAGAGATATATCGAGGTTCGGAATATGTTATAGATTTCCTTCCGAAGGTAAAGATAGAATTGGTTGTCCCTGATGAGATAGCCAACAATGCAGTAAATGTAATTATTGAAAATGCTCACACCGGACGGATAGGTGATGGAAAGATATTTATTAGCCCTATTGAAGAGGCGATCAGGATAAGAACCAAAGAAAAGGGCGAAAAGGCTCTACTTTGAGGTTCAGGCTTTTTTTAGTTCATCTGTTAATTCTTTCATTAATTCTTTAACTGATATGATGCGGTCTATTCTCCAGGCATTATAGCCGGCGAAGGTAAAGCCATCTTTTAGATTGCCCTTCTGGGCATTGGTTAAAGCTAAGGCAATACAATAAGGAGCTTTTTCTATTCTGGCATCTTTTAAATAGTGAAATACACACTTAAAAGGTTTTTTCTCTCCTCTCTTCACACTCTCTAAAAATTCATTGTTTATTGCTCTTCCTGGCATACCCAGAGGACTTTCAATGAGAACAACATCTTCTTTTTTTGCCTTTATGTAGTTTTTCTTAAACTCTATAGAGGCATCACATTCATGTGTAGTGACGAATCTGGTAGCCATTTGAACACCAGATGCTCCCATTCTTAAAAATTTAGCAATATCGTATCCTGTATAGATGCCTCCAGCGGCAATCACCGGTATCTTTTTCCTATACTTTTCTTCAAGCTGTCTTACCACTTCTAAAACCTCTTTTACTAAATCTTCTAATTTAAACCTGTTGTTTACCAGGTCTTCCATTTTGAATCCCAAATGTCCACCTGCCAATGGCCCTTCTACAACAAAACCATCAGGAACATAATTGTAATGTTTTATCCATCTTTTGCTGATTAAATTAGCCGCTCTGCCTGAGGAGACGATAGGAACCAGTGCTGTTCTACTGTCTGGATAATAGGATTTAAACTTTGGTAAAGTTAAAGGCAATCCTGCTCCAGAGAAGATGATATCTATATTTTCTTTTAACGATACATTTGCCATAACTTCGTAATCATTGGTAGAAACCATTATGTTTACCCCTATGATACCTTGAGGTGCTAATTTTCTCGCTAAATGTATTTCTCTCTTCAGTACCCTGCTGCTTGCTCTAAAATAGTGTTGAGCTCCATCTGGTTCTAACATCCCTATACCGGCTGTAGCAATAATTCCTATTCCACCTTCTTTAGCTACGGCTGAGGCAAGCCTGTGTAAAGAAACACCTACGCCCATACCTCCCTGTATAATGGGTATGCGGGCTATATGATCACCTATTTTCAATGTAGGTATATTCAACTTTCCTCCAATATAAAGAGTATCTCATTTTTACCTCTATAGAAAAAAAATTCAAGTGGGTTTTTCTTCATAGAGCATATGAGCAATAGTAAAAAGCTTATCTTTGCTGGTTATATCTCCTGCCATCTCCGGTATGATCTTTACCTGTGCATCGGCTCTCTTGATAAGGTCCTCTTTCCACTTTAATTGTTGCTCTCTTTTTTGTTTTAAAAAATCATTTCCCTTACATACATCTTCTGGAAATATACGATTGAGAATGTAGCCGTTTAGTTCTATTCCATATTTTGTAATGGATTTCCCTATAAACAGGGCCTGTTCCACAGGCAGCCTTTCCGGATTTGCTACAATCCAGGTGGAGGCATTGGTGGATAGCATATTCAAAACATGTTCGGTGAGTTTTCTCCAATTTTTAATGAGTTCTAACGGTTCTCCTTCCGGTTTTCTCTTGATCTTAGAAAATATTCCCTTTAAGCTTAAATACAGTTTTTGTGCTTCTCCCAAGTGTGAGTAGAAGAGATACTGAATATTTAAAAGATTTAAGGTGGAAGCAGTAGGAGCTGTATCCCATACGATATAATCGTATCTTTTTGATTTTACCGCTTCTAATACATAATCCAGCATGAACTCCTCATCCAAACCGGGCGCACCTTCCAGATAATCGAGAATGTCTCTTTCTACCGGAAATAAGGATGAAACTACAGTGTATACCTCATCGCCAAATCTTTTTCTCCACAATTTCAAAATAACGGGACGGGTAAGTTCTATAACATCTAAATTTTTATCCACATTTATTATCTTATCCCTAAATTCTACATTGAATATGTTGGATAGAGAACCGGCAGGGTCTGTGGAAACTAAAAGGACTCTTTTGTGTTGAGAAAACAAAAGAGCTGTAGCTACGGAGGTTGTTGTTTTTCCTACCCCTCCTTTTCCAGTGAACATTACAATCTTTCTCATCTTATCTAATATAACTCAGATGTGGTGGAAAAAGCAATAGCTTGACAGAAATAAGAATATTTCGTAAGAAAATAAAATGATTTATAAAACATTGATCCAGCTTATAGGGAATACTCCTCTTTTAAGGATAAACAAATTGTGTAAGAACAATGAAATATTTGTAAAGCTGGAGTGTTTTAATCCCTGGTTCAGCATAAAGGATAGGGCGGCTCTTTCAATGATTGGAGACTTAGAAAAAAAAGGAGTAATAGGAAAGGGAGAT contains:
- a CDS encoding Mut7-C RNAse domain-containing protein; the encoded protein is MEHLICDAMLGKLAKWLRILGFDTLYEREIKDEKLIEKVEKTGRILLTADKRLAVRKILRGKVILISSFFLKEQLKETIEKLHLEIRRENFFSRCLICNSPLLPICKEKIKNRVPPYVYKTIPSFSICPLCDRIYWSATHRERMISRLRCLLEV
- the aroQ gene encoding type II 3-dehydroquinate dehydratase, translating into MKILFINGPNLNMLGKREKNTYGNSSWKEIEEELYKEAQRLNVEALFFQSNHEGEIVERIQKAQEESIGFLIINAGAYTHTSIAIRDAVLSVQIPIIEVHMSNIFKRESFRHVSFLSDIARGIICGMGKLSYKLALHAALELKNGTPDM
- a CDS encoding histidine triad nucleotide-binding protein, which translates into the protein MCIFCDIIEGKSPCDKVYEDENYLAFKDIKPKAPVHILIVPKRHIEKVADMDDENRNIIGDMAIIANRIAKDLNIDKSGYRLIINNGPDAGQEVYHLHLHLMGGKKMIFTA
- a CDS encoding adenylosuccinate synthase encodes the protein MNTLIIGMQWGDEGKGKMVDALAPSYDVVIRYQGGANAGHTIITDKGKFIFHHIPSGMLYPDKICIIGNGMVVDPESLLREIDVLKKMGIEFKKRFFISDRAHIVMPYHKSMDKKRETLLGDKKIGTTGRGIGPCYVDKYARIGIRAAYLKDENRLREKVENNVKEVNEIHKTYGLPLISVEDMFDSYRSYALKIAPYVHNTTYLVNFYYQKGLNILFEGAQGTMLDVDFGTYPYTTSSHPSVGGAFIGSGLPHKSLHRVMGVMKAYTTRVGSGPFPTELLGEEGDILRENGKEFGSTTGRARRCGNLDLVIAKYACMINGIDEIALTKLDVLDGLSQLKMCIGYEYKGEIVTEIPANTEMYGEYKPIYKTLPGWDKTKGITKYEKLPSGAKKYIEEIEERLNVKVSMVSTGPKRKETIFR
- a CDS encoding ATP phosphoribosyltransferase regulatory subunit; translation: MDKPFYSIPSGVRELFPPLPAISRKIEQEIINFFSLYGYEEISTPVFMYEANMRNELFEPFESTFFKLTDRNTGETLVLRPDVSLQILQMVLNKREKLLPLRFSYAEDVYRDMPPQAGLMREFRQIGVELLGLKELEGDAEIIGVVSKVFKKIGINSLVLRLGNTEIINTIVKTKDKKLKRQLISAFSRKNFSLAKSMMKEKEMETADLIDVLSSITKKDQIKKINVKGELKAEINKLVDLLDIIQVDTSYIKVFLDLLYCENTNYHRGIAFEIYAKNTGQPLCIGGRYGKITEFLGEYIPATGFTLNLDRVVQSLNIHKIDKKTVFVIDTTRDKKQGRRICKILREKGIPSVRDIIKRNVADSLVYAREMGYKWCLIVEKDIEVYDVNREVFIQIDFERWLSEYIDNRNAMG
- a CDS encoding alanine--glyoxylate aminotransferase family protein, with translation MVIKKYLMTPGPTPIPSFVNTSMQSLIHHRTGEFREVIYSCRKMLKEYFQTENEVAIFTSSGTGAMEASISNTMCAGDKIVTVEGGKFGERWGKIAKSFGVKNIPLNVEYGDYTRPEDIKRIIDSEKNIKGVYIQASETSTGTFHPIDEIGIMLKKDYPDILYVVDGITAVGVMDMKPDEWGIDMLISGSQKALMLPPGLSFISVSSKARDFMKRAELPHYYFDIKGELSKKDTLFTPAITLFLGLQRSLKYILYEEGLENTIRRHGLLARAVRESVKAMGLELLSKKPADSLTAVISPKDINSSNIVRIMKDECGVQISNGQGDLKGKIFRISHMGYIGKPDIVMAIGALEIALKKLGYHFSLGQGTKSLLEIFSNG
- a CDS encoding insulinase family protein; this encodes MKNNIAIRKIEKDANSICIGIWVKVGSALENKQEQGLSHFIEHMLFKGTKKRTYRQIAEQMDTLGGVINAFTSREFTCFYVKVWERYFLEAWDILTDIVTQSVIDKNELEQERKVILEEINMTQDMPDEYVFDVFMKNAYKFSHLGCSILGTKEKIRGYTRENLIRFMQKYYKKENIIITMGGKHRDIPLSALEGEWLYNSRENINNGEYQATFTPGKDIVQRKLEQSNIILGWSTCPIGNERKYAVSLFNNILGGSMSSHLFQHIREEKGLAYSISSSASFFKKTGLNYIFAGTSKKNTQTLVDEIKREIEKIKENYISSEELHKAKVYSKGKMILGLEDTKNLMLKAGTDMIYFGRYIEPEEVIKKIEDVKMDNIVEIIDDIDMNKMHLTILGDIKDIKW
- a CDS encoding polyribonucleotide nucleotidyltransferase → MQPIKIEGEIGGKKITFETGWWAKQADGAVRATIGETIVLATVVSSKEEPLDVDFMPLTVNYVEKFYAAGRIPGGFLKREGRPTDTDTLNSRLIDRALRPLFPKDYKQDTQVVVTVISADGENDPGVLGICAASCALSISDIPFAGPIAGIRVGLKEGKFIILPTATELKESVLNLIVAGGENAVAMIEAGANELSEEQIVNGIFFGQEWINKIIVMQKELIDKAGKGKRAYVPVQASEELKEEIEHYREKIAAAINIRTKIERKDALYEVQKGVMEELGDSYEHLLIKTVFEDAVREIARTQILENGVRVDGRGLDDIRPITCEIGVLPRTHGSCLFTRGETQALVTTTLGASGESQMLDTLSGLENERFMLHYNFPPFCVGETGRLGPPGRREIGHGALAHRAIKAVMPQESLFPYVIRVVSEILESNGSSSMATVCGTTLALMDAGVPISKPVSGIAMGLVKKEEKNCILTDITGAEDHYGDMDFKAAGTKDGITALQMDIKIKGVNKEILTEALEKARKARAKVLDKMLAALPETRKSLSPHAPKIEIINISPDKIKDVIGPGGKMIKKITEQTGAKINISQDGEVTIFCEKANDMTEAVKMVKDLAQKVEGGEIYEGIVSRVEDYGAFVKISPNIEGLVHISQLDRSRVNKVSDIVRVGDKVRVKVLSIDGHGRVSLSRKALL
- the rpsO gene encoding 30S ribosomal protein S15 yields the protein MLTKERKQEVVKEFGVNEKDTGSIEVQVALITERIRYLTEHFKVHKKDFHSRRGLLKLIGRRRKFLNYLKRDNFQKYKDIISRLHIRG
- a CDS encoding P-II family nitrogen regulator codes for the protein MKKIEAVIKPFKLSAVKEALNELGIKGLTVVEVKGYGRQKGHTEIYRGSEYVIDFLPKVKIELVVPDEIANNAVNVIIENAHTGRIGDGKIFISPIEEAIRIRTKEKGEKALL